In Gossypium hirsutum isolate 1008001.06 chromosome D06, Gossypium_hirsutum_v2.1, whole genome shotgun sequence, one genomic interval encodes:
- the LOC107944500 gene encoding adenine phosphoribosyltransferase 1, chloroplastic, which translates to MASQDEQQQQQDPRIPKISSAIRVIPNFPKPGIMFQDITTLLLDTKAFSDTIDLFVERYKGQNISVVAGIEARGFIFGPPIALAIGAKFVPMRKPNKLPGEVISEEYSLEYGKDKMEMHVGAVQAGERALIIDDLVATGGTLSAAIRLLERVGVHIVECACVIELSGLKGRERLGDTPLFVLVNSA; encoded by the exons atggCGTCTCAAGatgaacaacaacaacaacaagacCCTCGTATCCCCAAAATTTCTTCTGCAATTCGTGTCATCCCAAACTTCCCCAAACCAG GGATCATGTTTCAAGACATAACAACTTTGCTTCTTGATACCAAAGCATTTAGTGATACTATTGATTTGTTTGTTGAAAGGTACAAAGGGCAAAATATATCTGTTGTTGCAG GTATAGAAGCAAGGGGATTCATATTTGGTCCACCTATTGCATTGGCTATTGGTGCCAAGTTTGTTCCTATGAGGAAGCCCAATAAGTTGCCTG gGGAGGTTATCTCGGAGGAGTATTCTTTAGAGTATGGAAAAGACAAAATGGAGATGCATGTCGGTGCCGTGCAAGCTGGAGAACGTGCTTTGATAATAGATGATCTCGTTGCCACCGGTGGAACCTTGTCTGCTGCGATTAGGCTACTTG AGCGAGTCGGCGTGCATATTGTGGAGTGCGCTTGTGTTATCGAATTATCAGGTTTAAAG